The nucleotide sequence TGCCTGTGTACAAAATGTCATTATAGCCTATCACAGGCCCGTAAAATATTCCCAGAGGCATATCTTTTCTCCAGATAACATTATTTGTACTTGGCCCAACATATTTACTCCTTCCCGTTGCTTGCATATCTCCACGAATAAATGGCCAGGGTGAGTCTGCTAACGATGGCCAGGGAATATGCTGCTGCTGCTGTGCATTACAGAAAGCAATATATACTAATGTTAACAATATCACTTTCTTTAACGATTTAATTTTTTTCATAATTTACCTTTATTTATGCGGCGGTTACTTCCCACCGCATTTATTCAATATTTTTAAATTATTATTTAAGCAAAACAAGCTTCCTCATATCTCTAAATTTGTCTGTTCTTATTTCATAAAAATATATTCCACTTTTGAGACTGCTTCCATTAAACTGTACCTGATGATTTCCTGCGGTTAATACTTCGTTTACTAAAACTGCAACTTCTCTTCCAAGTATATCATATACTTTCAGACTAACAAAAGAATTTTCTTTAAGAGAAAATGAGATCTGTGTTGTAGGATTAAAAGGATTTGGGTAATTCTGCCTAAGAATGTAATCATAGATTGTTTCATTTGTTGATCCCTTATTCAAACCCACACAGATATTTAACGATTCGGTGTATTCTGATCCCCTGTTACCATTAAGTGCTGCAATTTTGTAGTATGCTGTCATCGGTCCGCTAACAGCCAATGTAAAATCAGTGTAATTTGTTATTTGTTTAGAAACTGTGGCAATCTTACCAAAGGTTCCGGCTGTTGAACCACAACCACTAACTACACTTCTATAAACAGCATACCCTGTCCAATAATCACCTGTATTTGAAGAATGGTTCCAGCTAATATAAGGATGAGCTCCTGAAGAAGTTAAATTAAAATTATCTGGTGGTAATGGTTCTAACTCGGTCGTAACGGAATCAATCCAAGGCTTTTGTGCCCAAATTGATGTGGTTGTTGGAAAGAGATTTTGTGTAGAACGATAGTAAAAATTCCCATTTGAAACATTGAAATCAACCGTAACATCTCCTGAACCAAAATTCTCTGGTAAGTCAGATGTCCGGTAATCAATATAAAAATAATCTCTTTCTTCAAACTCACCACTTATTTTTTGGTATGCCGTTACCTTATAATTTCCAAGTCCAAACATATAGGTTGTACTTTGTGCCCAACAAGCCTCCCAATCTAAATGAGCATCAGTAAATGTTATTTGATAAGAGCCTGGGTATTCAGTGGTTAAATCGTGAACATCATAATATCCTAATTCATCTATTGCATCCCAGCATAAAGTGCTTACTAATTGAACCTCAATTTTTATCTCTGCTCCGGGATTATTATTTATCCAAATAATTAGTTCACCTGCAGCTTTATCTTGGGCAATTATTGTTAAGCTTGCCAATACAAAAATTAATGCTGTTATTAATAACTTTTTCATTTTATCCCTCGTTTTAATTATTTATTAAAATAAATTTTAAGGAAGATTTTAACACTATGTGAAACCGGTTGGATAAAATGTTAAAGATAAGCTAAGCCGTATGGAATGATAATCACAATGACATAAAAGAATTGTATAGGAAGAAATTATTTTTTTTTCATCCTCCCAAATTCCGGAATCTCTCGGGCAGAGATAGAGTAAATTATGTACCAATGAATTGTTCATCAGATAGCTACTCTGAATTAGTTTTGGTTAAAACATAGATAATGATTTTTTGAAAATCAATTGCGTGAACTTTAGATTTTAATAAGCCTTGGATTTTTGTAACTTATCCATATTGATTTTTTATTTTTATCTCAGGTAAGTTAGACAGAACCTTACCCTATCCAATCGAGATATAATAAAATAATGAAAAGATTTCGCCAGTTTTATAAACAATTCTCAACACACAATTTCCATAGTTATAATTTCAAGGCTTTCACGGCCGCGACGATCTGTGGGCTGATTTGAAAGTTGTTTACGATTGGTTTTCCCTCGTATAAATGTTATAATGCCACCCACTTTTAAAAATAAATGGAGTGAAAATGGCATTAATGACAAACAAAGTCATAACGATTAACTATACATTAAAAGACAAAGAAGGAAACCTGCTTGATTCAACTGATAATGGTGGTCCGTTTTCTTTTATCACCGGAAATATGCAGGTTCTTCCCGGACTTGAAGAAGCACTTGTCAGTATGATAATCGGAAGCAAAAAAAATATTAAGCTTGCCGCGGCAGATGCCTACGGCGAGTATGATGAAAATGCAATTCAGAAAGTGAACCGCAGCTTGTTTCCTGAAGAAGCCGAACTTGAAACAGGGATGACTTACTTTGCTCACTCACCCGAAGGTCAGCATATTCAGTTTGTAATTACAAAAATTGAAAATGATGACATCACAGTAAACTTTAATCATCCTCTTGCAGGAAAAAATTTAGAATTTGATGTAGAACTTCTTGATGTGAGAGACGCAACCCCCGAAGAAATTTCACATGGACACGTTCACGGTCCCGGTGGTCATCACCATCACTGATTCGAGTATGTCATTGCGGAGAATCCGGCATTTGCCGGATGACGAAGCAATCTGAAGTTTAAATTTGGGTGTGCTTCTCCCAACTAAAGGCATGCTTGCGATAACAGAGACAGAAATACTTTACTTCAAGTTACAACCGAAACAGAAAGTAAAAAACCGAGATTAATTAGTGGACTTTTCATTAGCAGAACAGAAGAATGGAAAACACCCAATTATGTTTTCCTCGCTTTGAAAAAGGAATTTGATTTTCAAGTTGATGTTTGTGCCACATCTGAAAACGCAAAATGTAAAATTTATTTTGATAAATCTGTTGATGGATTAAAAAGAGAATGGAGCCCGTTTAAATGTTGGATGAATCCTCTATATGGCAGAGAAATTTCAAGATGGATGAAAAAAGCTGCCGATGAAAGCCAACGAGTAGCTTTGGTTGTTTGTTTAATTCCAAGCAGGACTGATACAAAATGGTGACATGATTGGGTTATGAAATCTTCTGAGATTCGATTTGTATTCGTTTCGGTGATTCAAAAAACTCGGCACCCCTTCCTTCCTGCATCGTGATTTACTATCCTGAACTGGAGAACCCATATAAACTGTCAGTACCAATTATCAGATCAGTTAGTTTTGATAAATCAAAAATGAAGATGAAATTTTTATCAACATCTGTAAATAATCTGAACAATGACCAATTGTTATAATCATTTGTATTGTAATAAGAAAAAACCTTTCACGGATTGTCTGGTCAATGAAAAGAGAGTTTAAATAATTTTAAGATTGCTTCGCTCCGCTCGCAATGACATCCTTTATTTCACTTACTCAAAAACTCGCTTATCACTTCAAAAATTGTAAGTGTTTTTTGATTAACAGAAATACACTTTTCACATTTCTTTTATTTGTTATTCTTTAACTATTGTAATTGAGAAAAATATTACCGAAGTTGTGATCGGTTGTAAACTAACAATTCCCATTTCCCCTAAATAACTATTTCAAATAAACAAGGAGGCCTTATGAAAAGGTCAATTTTTTTCCTTTATGGAATAATTAGTTACTTGATATTTTTTGCTACTTTTCTTTATGCGATAGGATTTGTTGGTAATTATATTGAGCCAAAGACTATTGATTCAGGTTTTCAGGGTGGGAGTAATGCAATTTTAATTATTAATTTATTGCTGCTTTCACTATTTGCAATTCAGCATAGTATAATGGCAAGACAATGGTTTAAAAAATGGTGGACAAAAATAGTTCCCAGGGAGATTGAAAGAAGTACTTATGTTTTGTTTTCAAGTATCGCTTTAATTGTATTATTTTACTTCTGGCGACCGATGCCAGATGTTATCTGGAATGTGCAAAAAACCGCATTATCATCAATATTAACTGTGCTATTTTTTCTCGGATGGTTTATTGTTCTGACGGGAACATATCTTATTAATCATTTTGAGTTGTTCGGCTTACAGCAGGTTTATCTAAGTTTAAAGAACCGTGAGTTTACATATCCCAAATTTGTAACACCGTTCTACTATAAATTTGTAAGACATCCATTAATGCTCGGATTTATTATTGCTTTCTGGGCAACACCTGTAATGACTGTCGGTCATCTTCTATTTTCAATAGCGACTACCGGCTATATCCTGATTGCAATTCAATTAGAAGAGCGTGATTTGGTTAGTTTCCATGGAGAAGCTTACAGAAGATATCAAAGAGAAGTTTCACAAATAATTCCAATGCCTGCGAAGAAACATAATATCGCTGAAAATATTCGTTAATGCGTGTAAAAGTGCAGTAACTATAAGAAATTGTTAAAGACGTAGCAGAAGGAGATGTTTCATATTTATATAAATAATCTTCTGAACTAAATTTAATCCGGTGAAATTTTCTATAATCTGTTTGTTATGTTTCCTAATTTCTTCAAAGGAGTCATTTGTAAAAAAGAGGACATCTTTTATGCCTCAGCTCTACTTCTGAAAGATGTCATCTTTATACACTACACTAACTCTCACTTACTCAAAAATTCTCTTATCACTTCAAAAAGTCTGGGAGGATTCACAAAGATATTTGTTCAAGCCATCTTTCCAGGAAAACATCATAAACGAGATAATTATCCCCTTCATTATAAATCATTTCTCTGTCTAGCAAAGCCCTGACAGCAGAATGCACGGAACTGGGTGTGCCAAGATTATGCTTTGCTATAAAATCTTTTGAAGTTATGCGCTTTGCATTTCCTTCAATAGCAATAGCCGTGAGCACTTTCCATTGATAACCTGTAAGCAAATTCCTGTAATTAATATATACGGGTTCGTTTTCTTTCAGTATGCTTTCGAGGGTATTCTTTACTAATAACTCAGAAATGGTGCCGTCCTTTAATCCGTAAAGACGATTACAAAGGAATTGGACATAATAAGTGTGCTGCCGGCATATTTCAAGAATTTTTGCAACGGTGTTATTGCTGATTTTCTTTTTTCCTTTCTCAAACTTTGAGATTATAAACTCACTGTAAGCTTTTTCAGAGATATGTTCAAGCTGCATCATCTCGGTGCTTTGATAAAATGGGTTTCCATACTTACTAAAAATAGAGAGCAGAATATGTTTCTGGCTGCCAGAGAAAATAAAATTAACTCCAACAGCTCGTTGAATATTTGTTCTGAGCATCGCTTCCACATTTTTCTCGGGGAAATTTGTAATCTGCTGAAACTCATCTATTGCAATAACTATCCTTTTTCTGCTTTCTTTGAGATACAGGAATATCTTCCCCAATGATCTGTCGGCATCTTCAACGGATTGAATATTAATTTGCAGATTTGGAGCCCCTGTTAGTGGATCAAAGGAGATTACAGGTCTAACCCCGCTGAAAATTTCCCCAATTTTCTTAATGAATTTTTCGGGTTTTGATTCAAGCTTGCCAAGTAAAGTGGCAGCAAACAAGTTAACAAAACCATTAATATCTGTTGTTGGCAGGATATCTATGTAAAACAGATGTATCTTCTTATCCGATTTAAGACTGTTAAATACATGATCTATAATTCCGGTTTTTCCAAGTCGCCGGATAGAGAAAATCGTTATGTTCCTTCCGTTTTTAATGGAACGAATTATTTTGTCGGTTTCCACCTCCCTATTACAAAAATATTCGGGAGAATAATATCCGGATACTAAAAATGGATTTTCTGGTTTCATAATTTACGTTACGAGGTTTACGTAACGAAACTTAGGTAATATTTTCAAACGAATCAAGTTTTTCTGCAATCCTGCAACTCCACTCATGATAAAAGTAATAAATTCACTTCCCCAAAAATTCTCTTATCACTTCAAAAAGTTTTGAAGGTTCTTCAACCTGCGGGTTGTGACCACTTTTTTCAAACATAACAAACTCAGACTGCGGACAATACAATTTGTATTCTACCATCATTCTTGGAACAGCAACACGGTCATAACGTCCGCCGTAAATTAGTATCGGCATCTTTAAATTTTTTAATTGTTTCCTGTAATCAAAAGTGCCAATATCGTTTGTAACCAGAAAATCGCCGTCTCTGCCAACCAGCTGATAGTACAATTTTACGTTCAGCGGATTGGGATATGATTTTTTCCCACTAGGTAAAAAATTTTCAGGATTGTAAGCATATAAAAATCCGTAAGGCACACGTCCGTAAATTTCCTGATGTATCGGATCGCTTGAGACCGCACCTCCCATTCTTATTTTCATCAGCTCTTCCCAGATTTCAGGATAGTTTGTTTTTATTTCGTGGTTGGAATTGTCGCAGTTCTCCTGCCACATCAAATAGCTGTGAAAAGAGTTTGCAATTATCAGGTGAGAAACATTCTGAGGATATTTAATTGCGTAACCCTGTGCAACAACTCCGCCATAAGAATGACCGAGAATATTTATTTTATCAAAGCCCATCGCTTTGCGTAAACCTTCAAGGTCTTCAATATCTCTTTCGAGAGAATATTCTGTAACAACTTTTGCAGTATCAGACTTCCCTCTTCCGAAGGCATCATAATAAACCAGGGTGTTTGTGGTAGAAAGCGAATCAAATCTTCTTAAACCATAATGATTATTTCCCGGTCCGCCCGCAATAAAAAATAATGGTTCACCTTCACCGAAACTTACAGTCCAGAGTTTCGCACCGTTTACCACATAATATTTTCCATCAGTTTGGCTGTCAGGGAATTGTGCGAAGATTGAAATGCTTATTATTAATAAGAAGAGAATAGTGGTGCGTATTTTCATAAATCGCCTTGAAACTTTTAAGTAGAGAAAAGAATTATGGGGAGCAAATTAATGTTTTTCACATTGTCATGCTGAATTTATTTCAGCATATTAAATCATTAACGGGAGAACCTGAAATAAACATAGATCCCGAAACCTGTCAGCCGAAAAGCAGGCAAGTTCGGGATGACCTTAGCGCAGTTCAGGATGACAATCAAACACTACAAGTTCTCTGCCTTCTTCAGCCAGCGCTGGTTTACTACGAACACAACACCGGTAAGAGAATAAAGCATTCCTGATATAATACTGGCAAGCACTACATCAATGTTCATAAAAGCAAGTACGAAGATTATAGAAATAACCGGCACAAGAGATAAATGCGAATAAATTCTTTTGTAGTATTGTGTAAGGGTTAATTCTTCCCGGCTTAATCCAATTACTGTTCCCATCTTGATCGCATGCTTGTAGAAACGGGAGAAAACAAATAAAATTCCGATGGCTCCTACACCGTAATAAACCATAAGCCATGGAACCTGCATACTTTCAATCATGGTGCTGAAAACATTTTCGGTGCCGAAAAGTATAAAGCTGAAAAATCTGATAATGAAGAGTGATAAAAACTTCAGCGGGAAAATGAAAATCAAAACTATAAAGAGCAGAACAGTATTCCAGATCAGAATAGTTCTGTCGTCCAGTCCGTATCTTTTAAAGAACAAACGATGCTGCTGCCAGATGAGAATTAAAGGAACTATTGTAATCGCAAATGCAATCAGTTCGTCCGTAAGATCAAGTATCTGTGAAAAAGTTTTTGGAACTTCAAGAGAGATCATAAGTAGAGTTATAGAAAGAGCAAACGTAGCATCGCTGAAACTTTCAAGGCGCGACTGGCTTTCTCCCCTTACTTTAAATTGTTTGTTCATGATTCAGATTTTTTACTGGAAAGATAATACAATTTAAAACTATTGTGTGAAAAATACTCAGGTCTCGAATGACGTTGAACATTAAAACAGTAGATTGTTCCTTCGTCATTATCTTCGATATATTTATTGTGAGCCATTCGAATTGCGCTCGACAACATGAAAGAAAAATCTAGCTCCATCAATAAAACTATCATTTCTCAAATGCGATAGTTTGAGTTCTGGCTGAATAAAAGTAACTTAGTACAGATGATTTTTAAAATATGCCTTCATTCTTACATATCTGATAGCACTTTTTTACAAATCTAAATTTATTAACCCGCTGTAAAGATATTTTTATTCAGGACAGACTGTGGAATAGTTTTCTTTCGGCAATTGAACAGAAAGTTTTATGTCATTCGAAAAATTGAATTTAATTAAACCGTTATTAACAGCACTTACAACCGAGGGTTACACCATACCCACGCCAATACAGGTGCAGGCTATTCCAGTAATACTTGAAAGAAAGGACTTGATCGGTTGTGCACAAACCGGCACAGGTAAAACGGCAGCGTTTGCCATTCCGATTTTGCAAGTACTCACCGCTGATAAACATTCGCATCATTCAAAAAGGACAATTAAATCGCTGATACTTACTCCAACAAGAGAACTTGCTGTGCAAATAGGTGAAAGTTTTGATTCGTACGGAAGACATACTGGTCTAAAGAAAGCTGTTGTGTTCGGTGGAGTTTCTCAAAGAGCGCAAATAATAAAGCTTAGAAAAGGCGTGGATATTCTGATTGCAACACCGGGAAGACTTCTTGATCTCATCAACCAAGGACAATTAAATCTGAGCACTATAAAAATATTTGTTCTTGATGAAGCTGACCGTATGCTCGATATGGGTTTTATAAATGATGTTAAAA is from Ignavibacteriota bacterium and encodes:
- a CDS encoding T9SS type A sorting domain-containing protein yields the protein MKKLLITALIFVLASLTIIAQDKAAGELIIWINNNPGAEIKIEVQLVSTLCWDAIDELGYYDVHDLTTEYPGSYQITFTDAHLDWEACWAQSTTYMFGLGNYKVTAYQKISGEFEERDYFYIDYRTSDLPENFGSGDVTVDFNVSNGNFYYRSTQNLFPTTTSIWAQKPWIDSVTTELEPLPPDNFNLTSSGAHPYISWNHSSNTGDYWTGYAVYRSVVSGCGSTAGTFGKIATVSKQITNYTDFTLAVSGPMTAYYKIAALNGNRGSEYTESLNICVGLNKGSTNETIYDYILRQNYPNPFNPTTQISFSLKENSFVSLKVYDILGREVAVLVNEVLTAGNHQVQFNGSSLKSGIYFYEIRTDKFRDMRKLVLLK
- a CDS encoding peptidylprolyl isomerase, producing MALMTNKVITINYTLKDKEGNLLDSTDNGGPFSFITGNMQVLPGLEEALVSMIIGSKKNIKLAAADAYGEYDENAIQKVNRSLFPEEAELETGMTYFAHSPEGQHIQFVITKIENDDITVNFNHPLAGKNLEFDVELLDVRDATPEEISHGHVHGPGGHHHH
- a CDS encoding isoprenylcysteine carboxylmethyltransferase family protein, which produces MKRSIFFLYGIISYLIFFATFLYAIGFVGNYIEPKTIDSGFQGGSNAILIINLLLLSLFAIQHSIMARQWFKKWWTKIVPREIERSTYVLFSSIALIVLFYFWRPMPDVIWNVQKTALSSILTVLFFLGWFIVLTGTYLINHFELFGLQQVYLSLKNREFTYPKFVTPFYYKFVRHPLMLGFIIAFWATPVMTVGHLLFSIATTGYILIAIQLEERDLVSFHGEAYRRYQREVSQIIPMPAKKHNIAENIR
- a CDS encoding ATP-binding protein, giving the protein MKPENPFLVSGYYSPEYFCNREVETDKIIRSIKNGRNITIFSIRRLGKTGIIDHVFNSLKSDKKIHLFYIDILPTTDINGFVNLFAATLLGKLESKPEKFIKKIGEIFSGVRPVISFDPLTGAPNLQINIQSVEDADRSLGKIFLYLKESRKRIVIAIDEFQQITNFPEKNVEAMLRTNIQRAVGVNFIFSGSQKHILLSIFSKYGNPFYQSTEMMQLEHISEKAYSEFIISKFEKGKKKISNNTVAKILEICRQHTYYVQFLCNRLYGLKDGTISELLVKNTLESILKENEPVYINYRNLLTGYQWKVLTAIAIEGNAKRITSKDFIAKHNLGTPSSVHSAVRALLDREMIYNEGDNYLVYDVFLERWLEQISL
- a CDS encoding alpha/beta fold hydrolase, with product MKIRTTILFLLIISISIFAQFPDSQTDGKYYVVNGAKLWTVSFGEGEPLFFIAGGPGNNHYGLRRFDSLSTTNTLVYYDAFGRGKSDTAKVVTEYSLERDIEDLEGLRKAMGFDKINILGHSYGGVVAQGYAIKYPQNVSHLIIANSFHSYLMWQENCDNSNHEIKTNYPEIWEELMKIRMGGAVSSDPIHQEIYGRVPYGFLYAYNPENFLPSGKKSYPNPLNVKLYYQLVGRDGDFLVTNDIGTFDYRKQLKNLKMPILIYGGRYDRVAVPRMMVEYKLYCPQSEFVMFEKSGHNPQVEEPSKLFEVIREFLGK
- a CDS encoding DUF1211 domain-containing protein; translated protein: MNKQFKVRGESQSRLESFSDATFALSITLLMISLEVPKTFSQILDLTDELIAFAITIVPLILIWQQHRLFFKRYGLDDRTILIWNTVLLFIVLIFIFPLKFLSLFIIRFFSFILFGTENVFSTMIESMQVPWLMVYYGVGAIGILFVFSRFYKHAIKMGTVIGLSREELTLTQYYKRIYSHLSLVPVISIIFVLAFMNIDVVLASIISGMLYSLTGVVFVVNQRWLKKAENL